From one Lycorma delicatula isolate Av1 chromosome 2, ASM4794821v1, whole genome shotgun sequence genomic stretch:
- the LOC142319752 gene encoding C-type lectin domain family 7 member A-like, producing the protein MNFTRVERSCYHFSDRQYNWKSGSSMCKSLGSNLLEVETPEEYSEIVTYLSSVPSLRENDYWTGGLNPGLLWI; encoded by the exons ATGAATTTCACTAGAGTAGAAAGAAGTTGTTATCATTTTAGTGACAGGCAATATAACTGGAAATCAGGATCATCCATGTGTAAAAGTTTAGGTTCAAATTTATTAGAAGTTGAAACACCAGAAGAATACAGTGAGATAGTTACATATTTGTCATCTGTTCCTTCATTAAGAG aaaatgacTATTGGACAGGAGGATTAAACCCAGGACTTCTTTGGATTTGA